A single window of Sulfitobacter sp. JL08 DNA harbors:
- a CDS encoding transporter substrate-binding domain-containing protein, translated as MKKLILGTAAFALSATFAMADTVRMGTEGAYPPYNFINDAGEVDGFEREVGDELCKRAGLTCEWVKNDWDSIIPNLVSGNYDTIIAGMSITDERDEVIDFTQDYFPPTDSAYVGAAEGLDVTSAVVAAQTATIQAGYIAESGATLVEFATPEETVAAVRNGEADAVFADRDYLAPLVEESNGELMFVGPNVPLGGGVGMGLRESDNELRDKFDAAITSMKEDGSLNELLIKWFGEGTATY; from the coding sequence ATGAAAAAACTGATACTTGGAACTGCGGCATTCGCCTTGTCCGCAACATTCGCGATGGCCGATACGGTGCGCATGGGCACAGAAGGTGCCTACCCTCCGTATAACTTCATCAACGACGCCGGCGAAGTTGACGGGTTCGAGCGTGAAGTGGGCGACGAGCTGTGCAAGCGCGCCGGTCTGACCTGCGAGTGGGTCAAGAACGACTGGGATTCGATCATTCCCAACCTGGTGTCCGGCAACTACGATACGATCATCGCCGGGATGAGCATCACGGACGAACGCGATGAAGTCATCGACTTTACGCAAGATTACTTTCCGCCCACCGATTCGGCCTATGTCGGCGCAGCCGAGGGTCTTGATGTGACGTCCGCAGTGGTTGCCGCACAAACCGCGACCATTCAGGCCGGTTACATCGCGGAAAGCGGTGCAACGCTGGTTGAGTTTGCTACACCCGAAGAAACCGTTGCCGCCGTGCGCAACGGCGAAGCGGATGCCGTTTTTGCAGACCGCGACTATCTGGCGCCGCTGGTTGAAGAATCCAATGGCGAGCTGATGTTTGTCGGCCCCAATGTTCCGCTGGGTGGTGGTGTTGGCATGGGCCTGCGCGAAAGCGACAATGAACTGCGCGACAAATTCGACGCCGCGATCACCTCGATGAAAGAGGACGGTTCGTTGAACGAACTGCTGATCAAATGGTTCGGTGAAGGCACCGCAACCTATTGA